One Fibrobacterota bacterium genomic region harbors:
- the rseP gene encoding RIP metalloprotease RseP, with protein sequence MHLSGYWSLIYQIPTGLIGLSFMVFIHELGHFSVAKWVGVKVHTFSIGFGKKLIKFKRGDTEYAISAIPFGGYVAMAGENPDDGGYGNSDEFRQKSIPARLAIAIAGPLANLTFAIALLFGLYLSGVQEPKTTMTVGEVEAGSAAADAGVKVGDEVLNLNGKTQAGWEQFMQDVAMEGGHTVNLAIRRNGKDTSLQMTPQINPKFGIAFSGIAPEADVEVDKVIPGKPAEAAGLKTDDKILTVDGIRIPSATSLIDMVNGSKGSQITFDIQRKGERQQIQVTPVMDEQSKRWIVGIYPRVIVPTVLVKRNAPAALKQSLEKNWESGTMVLRTLSGIATGKIKMKALSGPIGIVQMIAGSLRQSMQKFLEFMALLNTNLAVLNILPLAITDGGLVLFLLLEAIRRKPLSLGTQSIINRVGISFFLVLFLFVTFQDIIRIPWFLN encoded by the coding sequence ATGCATCTCAGCGGTTATTGGTCCCTCATCTACCAGATCCCCACCGGCCTGATCGGCTTGTCCTTCATGGTCTTCATCCACGAGCTGGGGCATTTCTCGGTGGCCAAATGGGTGGGCGTCAAGGTCCACACCTTTTCGATCGGATTCGGCAAGAAACTGATCAAGTTCAAACGGGGCGATACCGAATACGCCATCTCCGCGATCCCTTTCGGCGGTTACGTGGCCATGGCGGGCGAAAACCCGGACGATGGGGGTTACGGGAATTCGGACGAGTTTCGCCAGAAATCCATCCCGGCGCGTTTGGCCATCGCCATCGCCGGGCCTTTGGCGAACCTGACCTTCGCGATCGCCCTCCTTTTCGGCCTGTACCTGTCCGGCGTGCAAGAACCCAAGACGACCATGACCGTGGGCGAAGTGGAAGCCGGCTCGGCCGCGGCCGACGCGGGCGTGAAGGTGGGCGATGAAGTGCTCAACCTCAACGGCAAGACGCAGGCGGGTTGGGAACAGTTCATGCAGGACGTGGCCATGGAAGGCGGCCATACGGTCAATCTCGCTATCCGCCGTAACGGCAAGGATACCTCCCTGCAAATGACCCCGCAGATCAATCCCAAGTTCGGCATCGCGTTTTCCGGCATCGCCCCGGAAGCCGACGTAGAAGTCGATAAGGTCATCCCCGGCAAGCCCGCCGAGGCCGCCGGCCTGAAAACCGACGACAAGATCCTGACCGTGGACGGGATCCGGATCCCTTCGGCCACCTCGCTCATCGACATGGTTAACGGCTCGAAAGGCTCGCAGATCACCTTCGACATCCAACGTAAGGGCGAACGCCAGCAGATCCAGGTGACGCCGGTGATGGACGAGCAGAGCAAGCGCTGGATCGTGGGGATTTATCCGCGGGTGATCGTGCCGACCGTGCTCGTGAAGCGGAACGCTCCGGCGGCATTGAAGCAGAGCCTGGAAAAGAATTGGGAATCGGGGACCATGGTGCTTCGTACCCTGTCCGGGATCGCGACGGGCAAGATCAAGATGAAGGCGCTCTCGGGCCCGATCGGGATCGTGCAGATGATCGCCGGGAGCCTGCGCCAGAGCATGCAGAAGTTCCTGGAATTCATGGCCCTCCTCAACACCAACCTTGCCGTGCTGAACATCCTTCCTTTGGCCATTACCGACGGCGGTTTGGTGCTGTTCCTTTTGCTGGAAGCCATTCGTAGGAAGCCCCTGAGCTTAGGCACCCAATCGATTATTAATCGGGTGGGGATTTCATTTTTCCTGGTGCTGTTCCTCTTCGTAACGTTCCAGGATATCATCCGCATTCCCTGGTTCCTGAACTAG